In Dyadobacter sp. NIV53, a single window of DNA contains:
- a CDS encoding hydantoinase B/oxoprolinase family protein, producing MNTSNKPVWKISIDTGGTFTDCLAIDPAGNLTRVKVLSSSRLRGRIIGKTAPFTYKFESPWKYESGLLEGYNFRIGNMEQPASLASIDYNSELLTIDIDLPFYKNSDFELSSGEEAPVLAARLLTKTPLKNALPPIEMRLGTTKGTNALLERKGAKTLLVVTKGFKDLLYIGNQQRPSLFQLNIPEPRLLYTDVLEIDERLDANGQVISELNISDLPATYKTDFESVAISLLHSYQNAVHEKALGSSFKENGFKYISSSASLFPFSHYLRRTQTAVVNAYLDPVLDVYLKNIKHSLGSGSLKIMTSTGSLSELVGFRAKDSLLSGPAGGMVAAANTARNLGFPKALTFDMGGTSTDVARIDGEPELKYITEIDGIEFHNPTLAIETVAAGGGSVCWFDGFTLQVGPESAGASPGPACYGAGGPLTITDVNLLLGKLDSGKFGIPIRMDAAVEALENLRDSILSQTENQLSQQEILLGLERITNEKMADAIRKISVEKGINPSEYALITFGGAGGLHSCQLADLLEIDKVIIPYDAGLFSAVGIGQALVSTIVSKQILLPWTEAENQIELWKSELIVDAEKELAKQGITNYEVSFCSVFLRFAGQENTIEIPYHKGETIDQFKITYISQFGYYPENLNIELESIKLKVQENTVRNVSQELIQTGNPAKALREVQSKFGTNHEGNLTKLYEWDLLSRADEVTGPAILLNNTSTAYIPEGWKLVIQENKDAIVFKTATNKITATEHSEEIALQLFTNRFKSIADEMGVQLQRTAFSVNVKERLDFSCALLDSEGELLVNAQHIPVHLGSVGICGRLVRDVINIGPGDVIITNHPKYGGSHLPDITLISGVFTDKNECVGYVINRAHHAEIGGKTPGSMPPDATCLAEEGVVILPQYLVKSGVFQWETIRQLFTSGLYPTRNFLLNEADIIAALSALRKGSQQLLKLIDIHGLSTVKKYMHLLKASAISQLENTLSPLNGKTFEATEYLDDDHRIQVKISIDTNKQIFDFTGTSSVHPNNLNANISILYSAILYVLRLLVNKEIPLNDGLMKNVEIILPDNSFLHPNFSDNPLLCPAVVGGNTEVSQRLVDTLLKAFKLAACSQGTMNNFLFGNKNFGYYETIGGGVGAGPGFHGRSAVHQHMTNTRITDPEQLERKYPVRLLEFGIRKGSGGKGKFNGGDGIVRKIQFLEPLQVTLLGQHRKYAPYGLDGGDDGKCGEHTMVSGGVTSKLSGIVSLEVASGDILTIKTPGGGGFGK from the coding sequence TTGAATACTTCAAATAAACCAGTCTGGAAAATCAGTATTGATACCGGAGGAACATTTACGGACTGCCTTGCTATTGATCCTGCCGGGAATTTAACGAGAGTAAAAGTACTTAGCTCCTCACGGTTACGGGGAAGAATTATTGGCAAAACTGCTCCTTTCACATACAAATTTGAGTCGCCCTGGAAATATGAAAGTGGATTGTTGGAGGGTTATAATTTTCGAATTGGAAACATGGAGCAGCCAGCTTCACTAGCATCAATCGATTACAATTCTGAGTTATTAACTATTGATATTGATTTACCATTTTACAAAAATTCAGATTTTGAACTTTCAAGCGGTGAAGAAGCTCCTGTTCTTGCAGCCCGACTTTTAACCAAAACCCCATTAAAGAACGCGCTTCCTCCGATAGAAATGCGGTTAGGAACGACCAAGGGAACAAACGCACTTTTAGAGAGAAAAGGAGCGAAAACTTTACTTGTTGTTACCAAAGGATTTAAGGATTTACTGTACATCGGTAATCAGCAAAGACCTTCTCTTTTCCAGCTCAATATTCCTGAACCAAGGTTGCTGTACACCGATGTTCTGGAAATTGATGAGCGACTCGACGCAAATGGTCAGGTAATAAGCGAATTAAACATTTCAGATTTGCCTGCAACGTATAAAACCGATTTCGAGTCAGTTGCCATTTCCCTACTGCATTCTTACCAAAATGCTGTGCATGAAAAGGCGCTGGGATCTTCTTTTAAGGAAAATGGATTTAAATACATCTCATCGTCGGCCAGTCTATTTCCTTTTTCTCATTACCTGAGAAGAACGCAAACGGCGGTTGTCAATGCTTATCTTGATCCGGTTTTGGATGTTTATCTGAAAAACATTAAACATTCACTTGGCTCCGGAAGCCTGAAAATTATGACAAGTACAGGAAGCCTTTCTGAACTGGTCGGATTTCGCGCAAAGGACAGTTTACTAAGCGGTCCGGCAGGTGGAATGGTTGCAGCGGCTAATACGGCACGGAATTTGGGTTTTCCAAAAGCACTGACTTTTGATATGGGCGGCACAAGTACCGATGTTGCCCGGATCGACGGTGAACCGGAATTAAAATATATCACTGAAATCGACGGCATTGAATTTCATAATCCGACGCTGGCAATTGAAACAGTTGCCGCTGGCGGCGGTTCTGTTTGCTGGTTCGATGGTTTCACTTTGCAGGTTGGTCCCGAAAGTGCAGGTGCATCACCCGGTCCGGCATGTTATGGAGCAGGCGGACCGTTGACGATTACGGACGTAAATCTTCTTTTGGGTAAACTGGATTCCGGCAAATTCGGTATTCCGATACGAATGGATGCGGCTGTTGAAGCGCTGGAAAACCTTCGTGATTCTATTCTTTCACAAACGGAGAATCAATTATCTCAACAGGAAATCCTGCTGGGACTTGAAAGGATTACCAATGAAAAAATGGCCGATGCAATTCGAAAAATTTCGGTCGAAAAAGGCATCAATCCGAGTGAATACGCATTAATCACTTTCGGTGGTGCAGGCGGATTACATAGTTGCCAATTGGCAGATTTGCTCGAAATTGATAAAGTTATTATTCCATACGACGCCGGTCTTTTTAGCGCCGTTGGTATTGGCCAGGCCTTGGTCAGCACCATTGTTTCAAAACAAATATTACTTCCCTGGACAGAAGCTGAGAACCAAATTGAATTATGGAAAAGTGAATTGATTGTTGATGCTGAAAAAGAACTGGCTAAGCAAGGAATTACCAATTATGAGGTTTCATTTTGCTCCGTTTTCTTACGTTTTGCAGGTCAGGAAAATACCATTGAAATTCCCTACCATAAGGGAGAAACAATTGATCAATTCAAAATAACCTATATTTCCCAATTCGGCTATTATCCTGAAAATTTAAATATCGAACTGGAAAGTATCAAGCTGAAAGTTCAGGAAAACACAGTAAGAAACGTTTCTCAGGAACTCATTCAAACTGGTAACCCGGCGAAGGCATTGCGAGAGGTGCAATCTAAATTTGGCACGAACCACGAAGGTAATTTGACGAAGCTGTATGAATGGGATCTTCTGTCGCGTGCTGACGAAGTGACGGGTCCAGCTATCTTGCTAAACAATACTTCCACTGCATATATTCCCGAAGGCTGGAAACTGGTAATTCAGGAAAACAAAGATGCAATTGTTTTTAAAACGGCAACAAACAAGATCACTGCAACAGAACATAGCGAAGAAATCGCTTTGCAATTATTCACGAATCGCTTCAAATCCATAGCGGACGAAATGGGCGTTCAATTACAACGAACTGCTTTTTCGGTTAATGTGAAAGAGAGACTGGATTTTTCATGCGCTTTGCTGGATTCAGAAGGTGAACTTTTGGTAAATGCGCAACATATTCCTGTGCACCTGGGAAGTGTGGGCATTTGCGGAAGGCTGGTCAGAGATGTGATTAATATTGGCCCGGGAGATGTGATTATCACCAATCATCCGAAATATGGAGGCTCGCATTTGCCGGATATTACGCTCATCTCAGGTGTTTTTACTGATAAAAATGAATGTGTAGGATATGTTATAAACCGTGCGCATCATGCTGAAATCGGAGGAAAAACGCCAGGATCAATGCCGCCGGATGCAACTTGTCTGGCCGAGGAAGGTGTCGTTATCTTACCTCAATATTTGGTTAAGAGTGGCGTATTTCAATGGGAAACGATCAGACAGCTTTTCACTTCCGGCCTCTATCCAACTCGTAACTTTCTTTTAAATGAAGCAGATATTATCGCTGCCTTGTCTGCACTTCGCAAAGGAAGCCAGCAGTTGCTGAAACTGATCGACATTCATGGTTTATCCACGGTAAAAAAATATATGCACTTGTTAAAAGCAAGTGCTATTTCTCAGCTCGAAAATACGTTGTCGCCATTGAACGGAAAAACCTTCGAAGCCACAGAATATCTGGACGATGATCATCGGATCCAGGTTAAAATTTCTATTGATACAAATAAACAAATTTTCGATTTTACAGGAACATCTTCCGTTCATCCAAACAACCTGAATGCCAATATTTCCATTCTTTACAGCGCTATTTTATATGTTTTAAGATTACTCGTAAACAAGGAAATTCCTTTGAACGATGGGTTGATGAAAAACGTAGAAATCATATTGCCCGATAACAGTTTTCTTCATCCCAACTTTTCTGACAACCCTTTACTGTGCCCGGCCGTAGTCGGTGGAAATACAGAAGTAAGCCAACGACTGGTAGATACTTTACTAAAAGCATTCAAACTTGCAGCTTGCAGCCAGGGAACGATGAATAACTTCCTTTTTGGAAACAAAAATTTCGGTTACTACGAAACAATAGGAGGCGGTGTCGGAGCCGGGCCAGGATTCCACGGAAGATCTGCCGTTCACCAGCATATGACCAATACACGCATCACTGATCCGGAACAATTGGAACGCAAATATCCGGTAAGGTTACTGGAATTCGGGATCCGAAAAGGTTCAGGCGGCAAAGGGAAATTCAATGGCGGAGATGGCATTGTGCGAAAAATACAGTTCCTCGAACCACTGCAAGTAACATTATTAGGCCAGCATCGTAAGTATGCTCCATATGGATTGGATGGTGGGGATGATGGAAAATGCGGAGAACACACTATGGTTTCAGGTGGTGTAACCTCAAAATTGTCTGGAATTGTAAGCCTCGAAGTGGCGAGCGGAGATATTCTAACAATAAAAACGCCTGGCGGCGGTGGGTTTGGAAAATAG
- a CDS encoding DUF1801 domain-containing protein → MDIETQIEDYLTSQPEPKRSDMQALHDTILQAMPGCKLWFLDGKDSENKTVSNPNIGYGFYTMQLAGGKTREFYQIGLSANTTGISVYILGIKDKTYLAQTFGKQLGKASVTGYCIKFKALKDINIDVLVAAIKYGVEATNDKS, encoded by the coding sequence ATGGACATAGAAACACAAATCGAAGACTATTTAACCAGCCAACCTGAACCGAAACGTAGCGACATGCAAGCATTGCACGACACTATTCTACAAGCAATGCCGGGATGTAAATTATGGTTTCTGGATGGTAAAGACAGTGAAAATAAAACTGTTTCGAACCCTAATATTGGATATGGTTTCTACACCATGCAACTTGCTGGCGGAAAAACCAGAGAGTTTTATCAGATTGGTTTGAGCGCAAACACGACCGGAATTTCTGTCTACATTCTTGGGATAAAAGATAAGACATACCTGGCTCAAACGTTTGGAAAGCAGCTAGGCAAGGCAAGTGTGACCGGTTATTGCATTAAGTTTAAGGCGCTGAAAGATATAAATATTGATGTACTTGTCGCCGCGATAAAGTATGGGGTTGAGGCTACGAATGACAAAAGCTAA
- a CDS encoding helix-turn-helix transcriptional regulator: MRRDIFQAIADPTRRAIIALIAMQAMTPNAIADNFNTTRQSVSKHLRILTECELIKQEQQGREIYYSLEIEKMKEVDEWLNQFRKIWEIRYNQLDNLLLTIKKQKK, from the coding sequence ATGAGACGAGACATTTTTCAGGCGATAGCAGACCCGACAAGGCGGGCAATTATTGCTTTAATCGCCATGCAGGCAATGACACCGAACGCTATTGCCGACAATTTTAACACGACCCGGCAATCTGTTTCTAAACACCTTCGCATACTTACTGAATGCGAATTGATAAAACAGGAACAGCAGGGCCGGGAAATTTACTACTCTCTTGAAATTGAAAAAATGAAGGAGGTAGATGAATGGCTAAACCAGTTTAGGAAAATTTGGGAGATCAGGTATAATCAATTGGACAATTTATTACTAACAATTAAAAAACAGAAAAAATGA
- a CDS encoding SRPBCC domain-containing protein: MRNDLLFDFTVDKPAKTVYITREFDAELPMVWDAYTKQEILDQWWAPKPWSSKTKVMNFEEGGRRFYAMVSPEGQERWALQKYTSISPKTNFKFLNAFADENENPQLPGSEWDLSFSEESGKTKVSVSIYNESLERMEKMIEMGFKEGFTMTLNGLEELLATLLRK; this comes from the coding sequence ATGAGAAACGACTTACTATTTGATTTTACCGTTGACAAACCAGCAAAAACGGTGTACATAACGAGAGAATTTGACGCCGAACTTCCAATGGTATGGGATGCTTACACCAAACAGGAAATTCTGGACCAATGGTGGGCACCAAAACCCTGGTCGTCCAAAACAAAAGTGATGAATTTTGAAGAAGGCGGACGGAGATTTTATGCAATGGTAAGCCCGGAAGGACAGGAACGTTGGGCGCTTCAAAAATATACCTCCATTAGTCCAAAAACCAATTTCAAATTTTTGAATGCTTTTGCAGATGAAAATGAAAATCCTCAATTGCCTGGTTCTGAATGGGATCTGAGTTTCAGCGAAGAAAGCGGAAAGACAAAAGTCAGTGTTTCTATTTACAATGAATCCCTTGAACGCATGGAGAAGATGATTGAAATGGGCTTCAAAGAAGGGTTTACAATGACGTTGAATGGCTTGGAAGAGTTATTAGCAACTCTGTTGCGGAAATAA
- a CDS encoding DUF6934 family protein: MKQPKYLYRSEELFLFYQFTSEGPKGLIKKVVEYTETSTENVYNLGFGDYVEATKSIDDLSVTNNGDSLKVLATVASTVYAFTEKHPNAWIVATGSTAVRTRLYRMGITNNLTEISEDFVIFGYNQEGNWEEFIIGEEYEAFLMTKKVNRFE; this comes from the coding sequence ATGAAGCAACCCAAGTATTTATATCGTTCAGAAGAACTGTTTTTATTTTACCAATTTACAAGTGAAGGGCCAAAAGGATTAATTAAAAAAGTAGTCGAGTACACGGAAACAAGCACCGAAAATGTTTATAACTTAGGTTTCGGAGACTATGTTGAAGCAACAAAAAGTATCGATGATCTTTCGGTTACAAATAATGGTGATAGTTTGAAAGTCCTGGCAACGGTAGCTTCAACTGTTTACGCATTTACGGAAAAGCATCCAAACGCATGGATTGTGGCTACCGGAAGCACCGCAGTGAGAACAAGATTGTATAGAATGGGAATCACAAATAACTTAACAGAAATTTCAGAGGATTTCGTTATATTTGGCTATAACCAAGAAGGAAATTGGGAAGAATTTATTATTGGAGAGGAATATGAAGCCTTCTTGATGACAAAAAAAGTTAACCGATTTGAATGA
- a CDS encoding aminopeptidase P family protein, with amino-acid sequence MFSKQTYIQRRQELKSKVGSGLILFLGNEESGMNYRDNVYPFRQDSTFLYYFGLDFASIHAVIDIDNDQEIIFGDELTLDDIVWTGPKEPLHEKAAKAGITHVKSLSAVSGYLHDVSSRKQNIHFLPPYRGEHSLKLLDWLNISPAEAQAKASVSLIKAVVSMRSYKSAEEVAEIEKAVDTSVEMHLEFMRITRPGMTEKEVAGKLQSIAIGQGGDLSYPVILTVNGEILHTHTRDLVMQDGQMSLCDAGAETAMRYCGDLTRTIPTGKRFTTIQKEMYEIVLNAQESAVAACKPGILFIDVHTLAATKLLEGLKQVGVIKGDPAEAVAHDVHTLFFQCGLGHMMGLDVHDMENLGEQYVGYTEDLKKGTTFGWKSLRLGRALEPGFVVTVEPGLYLIPTLIDRWKAENKLSQFIDYNELEKLRDFTGVRIEDDVLITENGSRVLGKELVKSVEGVEGMR; translated from the coding sequence ATGTTCTCAAAACAAACCTACATACAAAGACGTCAGGAACTAAAAAGTAAAGTTGGAAGCGGATTAATACTTTTTCTTGGCAATGAAGAATCCGGAATGAATTACCGGGACAATGTTTATCCTTTCCGCCAGGACAGTACTTTTCTGTATTATTTTGGGCTGGACTTCGCTTCGATTCATGCAGTTATCGATATAGACAACGATCAGGAAATTATTTTTGGCGACGAACTGACGCTTGATGATATTGTCTGGACCGGCCCAAAAGAACCATTGCATGAGAAAGCGGCGAAAGCTGGTATTACGCACGTAAAGTCACTGAGTGCTGTTTCCGGTTATCTTCACGATGTGTCGTCAAGAAAGCAAAATATTCATTTCCTGCCGCCTTATCGTGGTGAGCATTCGTTGAAATTACTCGACTGGCTTAACATTTCTCCGGCCGAAGCACAGGCAAAAGCTTCGGTTTCGCTGATTAAAGCGGTTGTTTCCATGCGTTCCTACAAATCGGCGGAAGAAGTTGCGGAGATTGAAAAAGCCGTTGATACTTCTGTGGAAATGCACCTGGAATTCATGCGGATCACCCGTCCGGGTATGACAGAAAAAGAAGTTGCAGGCAAATTGCAAAGCATCGCGATCGGACAAGGTGGAGACCTTTCTTATCCGGTTATCCTGACCGTAAATGGCGAAATCCTTCATACACATACGCGCGATCTGGTGATGCAGGACGGACAAATGAGCCTTTGTGATGCGGGTGCGGAAACAGCCATGCGCTATTGCGGCGATCTGACGCGTACCATTCCAACCGGCAAACGCTTTACAACCATACAAAAGGAAATGTATGAAATCGTGCTGAACGCCCAGGAATCAGCCGTTGCAGCCTGCAAACCCGGTATTCTATTCATAGACGTACATACTCTCGCCGCCACCAAACTTTTGGAAGGATTAAAACAAGTCGGCGTTATCAAAGGCGACCCAGCCGAAGCCGTGGCCCACGACGTACACACGCTTTTCTTCCAATGCGGCTTGGGACACATGATGGGACTCGACGTTCACGACATGGAAAACCTTGGCGAACAATACGTTGGCTACACCGAAGATCTCAAAAAAGGCACCACATTCGGCTGGAAATCTTTGCGATTGGGACGGGCATTGGAACCCGGTTTTGTGGTAACTGTTGAGCCTGGTTTATACTTAATTCCAACTCTCATTGATCGTTGGAAGGCTGAGAACAAGCTATCTCAGTTTATTGATTATAATGAATTGGAAAAGCTAAGAGATTTTACGGGGGTGAGAATTGAGGATGATGTGTTGATTACGGAAAATGGGAGTCGGGTGCTGGGGAAGGAGTTGGTGAAAAGTGTTGAGGGGGTTGAGGGGATGCGGTGA
- a CDS encoding glycoside hydrolase has translation MFKFFSFCLFITASTIAFGQNAEPLIVKIDAKNKAQRIDNFGAAGAWFSEGIGKHWPTQNREQMAEWLFSKEIDKTGNPKGIGLSAWRFNIGGGTAEQGDSSKITDFRKRVESFLKPDGTYDWTKQSGYLWFTKKAKEYGVENLIAFSNTPPVQFTKNGLGYKTEKDYVSNLKQDKYADYAKFLATVLDHFDKEGLHFKYISPVNEPQWDWSHADGKAKQEGSPWKNEEVAKVVTALDSALTKTNSTSKILITEAGQLDYLYAKTGLASKQTQSFFNKNSPLQLTKLKHLPALIGGHSYFTDKGDSSRIAIRQHVADTTKKYGVEFWQTEYSMLADGYKEGKTRKIPAIDCALFLSKVIHDDLVYGNASAWQLWNSWEPGSADFDTRYYVIALNPTNKEYTDGTITATKNLWALGHYSRFIRPGMNRLNVDRNDKLTPVQIAQDVMVTAYMNDKQLVLVAINYTTENRIFKPIISNFKFANEFDEYLTTADKDVNMKFIKGKNLEAGSVLPARSIKTLVLTKQ, from the coding sequence ATGTTTAAGTTTTTTTCATTCTGTTTGTTCATTACGGCTTCTACCATTGCTTTTGGACAAAATGCAGAACCATTAATTGTTAAAATTGACGCAAAAAATAAGGCACAAAGAATTGACAACTTTGGAGCAGCCGGTGCATGGTTTTCGGAAGGTATTGGCAAACATTGGCCAACTCAAAACCGCGAGCAAATGGCTGAGTGGCTTTTTAGCAAGGAAATCGATAAAACGGGTAATCCGAAAGGAATTGGTTTATCAGCCTGGCGATTTAATATTGGCGGCGGCACCGCTGAACAGGGTGATAGCAGTAAAATCACCGATTTTCGTAAACGTGTGGAAAGCTTTTTGAAACCCGACGGAACTTACGACTGGACCAAGCAATCCGGCTACTTGTGGTTTACCAAAAAAGCAAAGGAATATGGTGTCGAAAATCTGATCGCTTTCTCCAATACACCTCCTGTTCAATTCACAAAAAATGGGTTGGGATATAAAACGGAGAAGGATTATGTATCGAATCTGAAACAGGACAAGTACGCAGATTATGCAAAATTTTTGGCAACTGTTTTAGATCATTTTGACAAAGAAGGCCTTCATTTTAAATACATTAGTCCGGTTAATGAGCCGCAATGGGATTGGTCGCACGCCGATGGAAAAGCCAAACAAGAAGGAAGTCCGTGGAAAAATGAAGAAGTAGCCAAGGTTGTTACCGCTCTCGACAGCGCATTGACCAAAACAAATTCAACTTCAAAAATCCTGATTACAGAAGCCGGACAACTTGATTATTTGTATGCCAAAACAGGACTGGCAAGTAAACAGACTCAATCATTTTTCAACAAGAACAGTCCATTACAATTGACGAAACTGAAACACCTTCCGGCGCTTATCGGCGGTCATAGCTATTTTACGGATAAGGGTGATAGCAGCCGAATCGCAATCCGGCAACATGTGGCGGACACCACCAAAAAGTACGGCGTAGAATTCTGGCAAACGGAATATTCCATGCTTGCTGATGGTTATAAAGAAGGAAAAACTAGGAAAATCCCGGCAATCGATTGCGCTTTGTTTTTGTCCAAAGTGATTCATGACGATCTTGTATACGGAAACGCATCAGCCTGGCAACTCTGGAATAGCTGGGAACCCGGAAGTGCAGATTTTGATACACGTTATTACGTCATTGCGCTAAATCCAACAAATAAAGAATACACAGACGGCACGATAACGGCTACCAAAAATCTTTGGGCACTCGGACATTACAGCCGATTCATACGACCTGGAATGAACCGATTGAATGTGGACAGAAACGATAAGCTAACACCTGTACAAATCGCTCAGGATGTGATGGTAACTGCTTATATGAATGACAAACAGCTTGTTTTGGTAGCTATCAATTACACTACTGAAAACCGTATCTTTAAACCCATTATAAGTAATTTTAAGTTCGCAAATGAATTCGACGAATACCTGACCACGGCAGACAAAGACGTCAACATGAAATTCATAAAAGGCAAAAACCTGGAAGCGGGAAGCGTTCTTCCTGCCAGATCAATCAAAACATTAGTTTTAACCAAACAATAA
- a CDS encoding NRAMP family divalent metal transporter, which translates to MANKSSNTLLGAAFLMATSAVGPGFLTQTTVFTEQLTTSFGFIILISVVIDLCVQFNIWQIITVSGKRAQDLANELFPGLGYLLAFLIVVGGLAFNIGNVAGAGLGIEAMTGIPVNIGAIGSAAMAIAIFLFKEAGKAMDSFSKVLGLLMIGLILYVAFTSHPPFLAAIHHTFLPEKFDPIATLTLVGGTVGGYISFAGAHRLLDSGVKGESSLPEVNRSASTGILVTAVIRYLLFLATLGIILTGVSINPENPTASVFENAAGTFGRQMFGLMIWCAAITSVVGAAYTSISFLRSFHPFLEKYHTYLTIVFIFISTLIFLLVGKPVKVLIFVGTLNGFVLPIALAILLVASRKARLVGTYKHPLLLQIAGWIVVAVLIAMGAKLF; encoded by the coding sequence GTGGCAAACAAATCCTCCAATACCCTTCTCGGGGCTGCATTTTTGATGGCTACTTCTGCCGTGGGGCCGGGGTTTCTTACGCAGACTACCGTTTTTACCGAGCAACTCACTACCAGTTTCGGCTTTATCATCCTAATCTCCGTGGTCATCGACCTGTGCGTTCAGTTTAATATCTGGCAGATTATCACCGTTTCCGGAAAACGTGCGCAAGATCTTGCAAATGAACTCTTTCCTGGCCTTGGCTATCTGCTTGCGTTTCTGATTGTGGTTGGAGGTCTGGCTTTCAATATCGGCAATGTGGCCGGAGCAGGGCTGGGAATTGAAGCTATGACTGGGATTCCTGTCAATATTGGGGCGATCGGAAGTGCGGCTATGGCCATTGCTATTTTCCTGTTTAAGGAAGCAGGAAAAGCCATGGATAGTTTTTCTAAAGTACTGGGCTTGCTCATGATCGGTCTCATTCTCTATGTTGCTTTCACTTCTCATCCACCATTCCTGGCTGCCATTCACCATACTTTTTTACCCGAAAAATTTGACCCAATTGCAACGCTCACACTTGTCGGAGGAACCGTTGGTGGATACATATCATTTGCCGGAGCACATCGTTTGCTCGATTCGGGCGTCAAAGGCGAAAGCTCTTTACCAGAAGTCAATCGGAGTGCTTCGACCGGAATTTTGGTCACCGCCGTCATTCGCTATTTGCTTTTTCTGGCAACGTTAGGAATCATTCTTACAGGCGTCAGTATCAACCCTGAAAACCCGACAGCCTCCGTCTTTGAAAATGCAGCCGGTACATTTGGCAGACAAATGTTTGGGCTCATGATCTGGTGTGCGGCGATTACATCTGTGGTCGGAGCCGCATATACTTCCATATCATTTCTCAGATCTTTCCACCCGTTTCTGGAAAAATATCACACATATCTAACGATCGTTTTCATATTCATTTCCACACTTATTTTCCTTTTGGTAGGTAAACCGGTGAAGGTTTTGATTTTTGTAGGAACGCTCAACGGTTTCGTGTTACCCATCGCATTGGCCATTTTATTGGTGGCCAGCCGAAAAGCCAGGTTGGTCGGAACGTACAAACACCCGTTATTACTTCAAATCGCCGGATGGATTGTGGTCGCAGTCCTGATAGCGATGGGAGCCAAATTATTCTAA